The sequence below is a genomic window from Aerosakkonema funiforme FACHB-1375.
GGGAGAAGAACAGACGAGATGGCGATCGCAAGTTTACAAAACTTACATCAAACCCTTGTGGGTTGGCACTTTCCACAGTCTTTGCGCTCGCATTCTCAGATACGATATCGAAAAATACCAAGACGAAAAAGGACGCAAGTGGAATCGCAACTTTTCTATCTTTGACGAATCCGATGTCAAAATCTTGATTAAAGAAATTGTCGTCAAACAACTCAACTTGGACGATAAGAAATTCGATCCGAACTCGGTTCGCTACGCCATCAGCAACGCCAAAAACCAAGGCTTATCACCCCAAGAATACGAGCGAGATCAGGCGAACTTTCGCGGTAGAGTGATAGCCCAAGTTTACAGCATCTACCAAGATAAACTCGCCGAAAATAACGCCCTCGATTTTGATGACCTCATCTCGGTTCCCGTCCATCTGTTTGAACAAAACGAGACAGTCTTGGGTTACTGGCATCGCAGATTTCAACATATTCTAGTCGATGAATATCAGGACACCAATCGCACCCAATACGACTTGATTCGTCTCTTGGTAACTAACGGCGAAAACCCCAAAAAATTCAATAATTGGCAAAATCGTTCTGTGTTCGTCGTTGGCGATGTTGACCAAGCGATTTACTCGTTCCGCATGGCAGACTTCCGGATTTTGTTGGAATTTCAAGAAGACTTTGGCGATGGTTTGGCAGATGAAGACACGCGCACGATGGTGAAGCTGGAAGAAAATTATCGTTCGAGGGAAAACATCCTGCAAGCGGCGAATCAGCTAATTGAAAATAACACCCAACGCATCGATAAAATTTTGCGTCCTACACGCGGACATGGAGAACCGATTTACCTTCATCGCGCTGAGGACGAACTCGACGAAGCTGAGTTTGCCGTGCAGCAAATTCGCCAACTAGAACGCCAGCACGATGAATTAAACTTGGGTAGTTTCGCGATTCTTTATCGCACAAATGCCCAATCTCGACCGTTTGAAGATGCCTTGCTGCGCTGGGGTATTCCCTACACAATGGTTGGCGGTTTGAGGTTTTACGATCGCAAAGAAATCAAAGACGCAATGGCATATTTGCGGTTAATTGTCAACCCAGCCGATACAGTTAGTTTGGTGCGCGTAATTAACACACCCCGACGCGGTATTGGTAAAACCACAATAGACGCACTACTCAATGCCGCACAGGAATTAGGTGTGCCTTTGTGGGAAATTATCAGCGACGAAACATCGGTAAGTACATTAGCCGGACGTGCAGCCAAACAAATTAACAGCTTTGTGCAGCTAATTCAGAAATGGCAGCAGCAAATGGAAGTACAGACGGCATCGCAAATCGTGCAGGGAATTATGGAAGATTCCGGTTATATTGACGATTTGAAAAAGCAAGGCACCGATGAAGCGCAGGACAGATTGCAAAACGTCTTTGAATTGTTTAACGCCGTGCTGCAATTTGAAGAAGAAAATCAGGACGCCAATCTGGAAAGTTTCTTAGCAAATGCTTCGTTAGCATCAGATTTAGATAATGTGAAAGAAGGACAAAAAGCAGTTTCTTTGATGACGCTGCACTCTGCCAAAGGGTTAGAATTTCCAGTCGTATTTTTGGTAGGATTGGAACAGGGATTGTTGCCGCACTTCCGCAGTTTGGACGATCCGGCAACACTGGAAGAAGAGCGACGTTTGTGTTATGTTGGCATCACTCGCGCCCAAGAGAGATTATATCTGAGTCACGCACAAGAACGGCGCTTATGGGGCGATCGCGCACCCGCGATCAAATCGCAATTTTTGGAAGAATTGCCGGTTGAGTTATTAAGTGGTAAAGTCGGAGCGACGATTCGCAGCGGCAGTACGGTTGCAGCTACCAGATTGCAGCGACAGAAGATTGCGGAAGAAAGCGATCGCACCTCTGCAACTCAGGTGCAAGATTGGAAAGTAGGCGATCGCATCGTTCACAAATCCTTCGGTATCGGTCAAATCACCCATATTTTAGGTTCCGGAGAAAAAATGACTGTCGCCGTTAATTTTCCTGGCGTCGGGCGAAAAATAGTCGATCCGAGAATAGCCAAACTGCAAAAAGTATAGCAAAAGTCACGCGATTTTGGATTTTGGATTTTGGATTGACCCCGACCACTCTGGGTAGGGGCTTGAAGATTTACGATTTACGATTTTAGATTTATTCCACGCCACTTGCGGGTGGGGCATGAACCCAAAATTTCTTTTAATCCAAAATCCAAAATCCAAAATCTAAAATTTCTAGTCAAAAGTCAAAAGTCAAAACAAAAAGCGTTCTGGGGAAAACGCGATCGTGCAAAACAAACCTTCACAGCGGTTAAGTCGCCGCCAATTCCTGCTAAATTCAGCACTTACAGCTGGCGGTATCGTCGCCGGCAACACATTTTCCAAATCCGGATTAGCACAAGCGTCCGGTATCGTCACATCGGAAAAAATGCGTCCCCAAATCCCCCACGGTGTCGCCAGCGGCGATATCAGCGGTAACAGCGCCACGATTTGGAGTAAATGCGATCGACCCGCACGCATGATAGTCGAATATTCCACCAACGAATCTTTCCGCAACGCGCAAAGAATTGTCGGATCGGCTGCTTTGGAAAACACCGATTACACAGCGCGACTTTACCTTGACGATTTACCCACAAATCAACAAATATTCTATCGCGTTCTATTTGAAGATTTAGCTTATCCAAACACCTACAGCGCCCCCGTTCCCGGCACTTTTCGCACCCCACCAACAGGTAATCGCGATATCTTTTTCGCTTGGTCTGGTTGCAGTGTCGGTCAAGGTTGGGGTATAAATCCAGATTGGGGCGGTATCAAAATATATGAAACTATTAGAAAGCTGAATCCAGACTTTTTTATTCACTCCGGTGATAACGTCTACAGCGATAACCCCATCCTATCGGAAGTAAAACTAGATAACGGCAAAATCTGGAAAAACATCACCACACTAGAAAAGTCAAAAGTTTCGGAAACTTTAGCCGAGTTTCGCGGGAATTACATCTATAACTTATTGGACGAAAACGTGCGCCGCTTCAACGCACAAGTGCCGTTGTTGGTGCAGTGGGATGACCACGAAACGCGCAACAACTGGTATCCGGGACAGATGCTTAATGAGGACGATCGCTATCAACTGGTGAAAAGCTGCGATCTCTTATCTGCAAGGGCGAAACGAGCATTCTTTGAGTATCTGCCAATTCGCTACGATGCCAACGATCCAGAGCGAATTTACCGCGCTTTTAATTATGGATCGAACTTGGATATTTTTATGCTCGACGAACGCAGTTATCGCGGGCAAAATACAGCCAATCGTCAACAGGTAGCCAGTGCAGAAACAGCATTTTTAGGTAGTACGCAAGTACGTTGGCTAAAAAATAAATTACTTGCCTCCAAAGCCACTTGGAAAGTAATAGCTAGCGATATGCCAATTGGCATTATCGTTCGCGACGGTCAAACCGCTTTTGAAAACTTCGCCAATGGTGATGGCCCCCCATTGGGACGCGAATTAGAAATTGCCGACTTGTTGCGTTTTATCAAACAAAATAATATCAAAAATATAGTTTGGCTCACATCAGATTTGCATTATTGTGTAGCCAGCTATTACGACCCATCAAAAGCTCAGTTTGCTGACTTCAAACCTTTCTGGGAGTTTGCTGCTGGGCCACTGCACGGCGGCACTTATGGGCCACAACCAATTGACAACACCTTTGGCCCCCAAGTGAAATACGAAAGTGCCCCAGCCGGGATGAAACAAAATCTTCCTCCTTTAGAGGGATTGCTATTTTTTGGCACTGTAAAAATAGACAGCGGTACGCAAAGAATGACTGTTGCTTTTATCGACGTAGAAGGGAAAATAGTTTACCGCGTTGAGTTGCAGCCAGAGTCTGACTGATTTTTACGGTAGATTTCAATATTTTACTTTTTTTATCTTTTTTGAGATGGACTGAGTTAACGTCTCCGGAAAAGACGATCATGGAAACATAATCGAAATTTCTATTTAGCAAAAAACTGGGTGGAGCAAGGCAATGATTACTTCTAGCGTTCATTACTCGATAGACGTTATTAAAGACGAAGCTCGCGAACTTGTACACAAAGGACTTGTT
It includes:
- a CDS encoding alkaline phosphatase D family protein yields the protein MQNKPSQRLSRRQFLLNSALTAGGIVAGNTFSKSGLAQASGIVTSEKMRPQIPHGVASGDISGNSATIWSKCDRPARMIVEYSTNESFRNAQRIVGSAALENTDYTARLYLDDLPTNQQIFYRVLFEDLAYPNTYSAPVPGTFRTPPTGNRDIFFAWSGCSVGQGWGINPDWGGIKIYETIRKLNPDFFIHSGDNVYSDNPILSEVKLDNGKIWKNITTLEKSKVSETLAEFRGNYIYNLLDENVRRFNAQVPLLVQWDDHETRNNWYPGQMLNEDDRYQLVKSCDLLSARAKRAFFEYLPIRYDANDPERIYRAFNYGSNLDIFMLDERSYRGQNTANRQQVASAETAFLGSTQVRWLKNKLLASKATWKVIASDMPIGIIVRDGQTAFENFANGDGPPLGRELEIADLLRFIKQNNIKNIVWLTSDLHYCVASYYDPSKAQFADFKPFWEFAAGPLHGGTYGPQPIDNTFGPQVKYESAPAGMKQNLPPLEGLLFFGTVKIDSGTQRMTVAFIDVEGKIVYRVELQPESD
- the pcrA gene encoding DNA helicase PcrA, yielding MTTTTTDFLSHLNPSQRRTVEHFCGPLLVVAGAGSGKTRALTYRVANLILKHKVDPENILAVTFTNKAAREMKERIEKLFAVQIAERETGKSFESLSGEEQTRWRSQVYKTYIKPLWVGTFHSLCARILRYDIEKYQDEKGRKWNRNFSIFDESDVKILIKEIVVKQLNLDDKKFDPNSVRYAISNAKNQGLSPQEYERDQANFRGRVIAQVYSIYQDKLAENNALDFDDLISVPVHLFEQNETVLGYWHRRFQHILVDEYQDTNRTQYDLIRLLVTNGENPKKFNNWQNRSVFVVGDVDQAIYSFRMADFRILLEFQEDFGDGLADEDTRTMVKLEENYRSRENILQAANQLIENNTQRIDKILRPTRGHGEPIYLHRAEDELDEAEFAVQQIRQLERQHDELNLGSFAILYRTNAQSRPFEDALLRWGIPYTMVGGLRFYDRKEIKDAMAYLRLIVNPADTVSLVRVINTPRRGIGKTTIDALLNAAQELGVPLWEIISDETSVSTLAGRAAKQINSFVQLIQKWQQQMEVQTASQIVQGIMEDSGYIDDLKKQGTDEAQDRLQNVFELFNAVLQFEEENQDANLESFLANASLASDLDNVKEGQKAVSLMTLHSAKGLEFPVVFLVGLEQGLLPHFRSLDDPATLEEERRLCYVGITRAQERLYLSHAQERRLWGDRAPAIKSQFLEELPVELLSGKVGATIRSGSTVAATRLQRQKIAEESDRTSATQVQDWKVGDRIVHKSFGIGQITHILGSGEKMTVAVNFPGVGRKIVDPRIAKLQKV